The Thermothelomyces thermophilus ATCC 42464 chromosome 7, complete sequence genome window below encodes:
- a CDS encoding glycoside hydrolase family 47 protein (CAZy_ID 268091), translated as MAYLRRGWPFCFLPPKLRRSLALDRRLGRVLFAATLFVTLTLLLRPSRPHLHHHHHHHHPHPHADETRQSHFSANDRPEIRFRPSSFDWTSVVQRYPVSSIRPLPTGSPQPQRPIQHPFPGYVHDATTRARQQAVRAAFVKSWRSYKTHAWLRDELAPVSGGGRTTFGGWAATLVDALDTLWIMGLTDDFYEAAAAAARLDWADTPDSAANLFETTIRHLAGLLAAYDLSGEPALLAKARELGDMLYLAFDTPNRLPAFWFRFEDARQGRQVAGTDDPSANPCSLSLEFTRLSLLTGDPKYYDAVARVTDFLERSQNQSRLPGLWPRSINFRDESVDQQAAFTLGGQADSLYEYLAKMPALLGRGRAPASYENMYRAAMDASARHILFRPMVPDDDPEGRDVLFAGDAYAYRDRRVERIPQGQHLACFAGGMFALGGRLFGIPDHVALGERLARGCAWAYHAFPTGLMPEVFTMLACDSLDRPCPWDEDRWRRERGAVRLPRGFKSARDKRYMLRPEAIESLFLLYRMTGKEDLRELAWRMFRSVMEATETPLANSAIADVTVEGKTTKMDSMESFWLAETLKYFYLIFSPPDLISLDDFVFNTEAHPFRREKAASIRDTIAPVETAKEGEA; from the exons ATGGCGTACCTCAGAAGAGGCTGGCCGTTCTGCTTCCTTCCGCCAAAGCTGCGGCGCAGCCTGGCCCTCGatcgccgcctcggccgagtGCTCTTCGCTGCGACCCTGTTCGTGACCCTCACGCTGCTGCTCCGGCCCTCTCGACCGCACttgcaccaccaccaccaccaccaccatccgCATCCGCACGCCGACGAGACCCGACAGTCGCACTTTTCGGCCAACGACCGTCCCGAGATCCGCTTCCGACCCAGCAGCTTCGACTGGACATCCGTGGTCCAGCGCTACCCCGTCTCGTCCATCCGGCCGCTGCCCACGGGCAGTCCGCAGCCGCAGCGTCCCATCCAGCACCCCTTTCCCGGCTACGTGCACGATGCCACCACCCGGGCCCGGCAGCAAGCTGTCCGCGCCGCCTTCGTCAAGAGCTGGAGGAGCTACAAGACGCACGCCTGGCTGCGAGACGAGCTCGCGCCCgtgagcggcggcggcaggacCACATTCGGCGGCTGGGCGGCCACCCTCGTCGACGCGCTGGACACCCTCTGGATCATGGGCCTGACCGACGACTTCTacgaggccgccgccgccgccgcccggctGGACTGGGCCGACACCCCCGACAGCGCGGCCAACCTCTTCGAGACCACCATCCGCCACCTCGCCGGCCTCCTCGCCGCCTACGACCTGAGCGGCGAGCCCGCCCTGCTGGCCAAGGCGAGAGAGCTCGGCGACATGCTGTACCTGGCCTTCGACACCCCCAACCGCCTGCCCGCCTTCTGGTTCCGCTTCGAGGACGCCAGGCAGGGCCGCCAGGTCGCCGGCACCGACGACCCGTCCGCGAACCCCTGCTCGCTCTCGCTCGAGTTCACCCGCCTGTCGCTCCTGACCGGCGACCCCAAGTACTacgacgccgtcgcccgCGTCACCGACTTCCTCGAGCGCTCCCAGAACCAGTCGAGGCTGCCCGGCCTCTGGCCCAGGTCCATCAACTTCCGCGACGAGTCGGTGGACCAGCAGGCCGCCTTCACCCTCGGCGGCCAGGCCGACTCGCTGTACGAGTACCTGGCCAAGATGCCGGCCCTGctgggccgcggccgcgcccCCGCGAGCTACGAGAACATGTACCGCGCCGCCATGGACGCGTCGGCCCGCCACATCCTCTTCCGCCCCATGGTGCCCGACGACGACCCGGAGGGCCGCGACGTGCTCTTCGCCGGCGACGCCTACGCCTACCGCGACCGCCGCGTCGAGCGCATCCCCCAGGGCCAGCACCTGGCCTGCTTCGCCGGCGGCATGTTCGCCCTCGGCGGCAGGCTGTTCGGCATCCCCGACCACGTCGCCCTCGGCGAGCGCCTCGCCCGCGGCTGCGCCTGGGCCTACCACGCCTTCCCCACCGGCCTGATGCCCGAGGTCTTCACCATGCTGGCCTGCGACTCGCTCGACCGCCCCTGTCCCTGGGACGAGGACCGGTGGCGGCGCGAGCGCGGCGCCGTCCGCCTGCCCAGGGGGTTCAAGAGCGCCCGCGACAAGCGCTACATGCTCCGCCCGGAGGCCATCGAGAGCCTCTTCTTGCTGTACAGGATGACGGGCAAGGAAGACCTGCGCGAGCTGGCCTGGCGCATGTTCCGGTCCGTCATGGAGGCCACCGAGACACCCCTCGCCAACTCGGCCATCGCCGACGTCACGGTCGAGGGCAAGACCACCAAGATGGATTCCATGGAg AGTTTCTGGCTGGCCGAAACGCTCAAGTACTTCTACCTCATCTTCTCCCCGCCCGATCTCATCAGCCTGGACGACTTTGTCTTCAACACCGAGGCCCACCCGTTCCGGCGAGAGAAGGCGGCGTCGATTCGCGACACAATAGCACCTGTAGAAACCGCCAAGGAGGGGGAAGCATAG